The sequence below is a genomic window from Lolium perenne isolate Kyuss_39 chromosome 7, Kyuss_2.0, whole genome shotgun sequence.
ATTCCTCTATTGCTGGAAGAAGTTTGTCCTCCAGCAATGGTGGTAATCTTGGTAGAAGAGTTGGTAGAACCTCTCCTGGCAGCAATGGAGGTAAGATCTGTAGCCGTCGTGAGGAAGAAGGTAGGAGCTAGGGTTTCAGGGAGGAATTGGTCGGGGGATGTCTATTTCTCCCGTTGGCATATATATTTATTTCTGTCGTGAGGCGTTGTGTGGTCGTGGGGATGTTCTTTTTCCTGTTGACCGAGTCAAAAAAACGGCGTGCAAGTTGGCATGTGAGGCCCAGGGACCACTTTCTATTTCGGGACAGGCTGGCGGGACCACATGCTATTTTGGGAAAAAAATGATTCGGACATGGGGGCAATGTGGTAGACTATATGGTGCTATAGCACTGTGTAGCCACGTCCTTAGTTTTAGGCACTAATGGTTCGTGGCATGCCCCTATAAATAAGCTATCATAGGCCTCCCGATCAAAGTTTGACTGCATAAATTTTTATTATCTTAATTTTAATTGGAATAATATTTTCTAATGTTTTGTTATGGTGTTATTTTGTGCCTTACTAGTTAAAAATTGCATTCAAATATAGGAAATTTCCTTGTCATTTTTAGCTCGAAACTAGCTCGAGATCGACTCGACATTGTTACAAGCTGTTTATGAGCCAACTTTACGGCTCGACCTTTCGCTTGAATCAGAGTTCGTTCGATTTTTAATATGAGCTGAGTTGAGCCTAGTTGAAGCTCTCAAACTCGACTAGCTTgcagccctagctaaccctagatCTCACAAGACGATAGGGCGTCCCTTGAGAGAAAAGGCTAGTCAGGGATAAGAGCAGAGGTAGCGTTGTAGGACCAGTCACTGTGAAGGGGAATCAAACAAGCCCATAAGCAATAAGAGAAACACTACATGCAAGGTGTTGCTTGATGGATGTCTCTTAGTTTCTTGGCATATCATCATAGATGTGTTCGTTGCCACTGTCAATACGTTTTTCTTTTGCCATGGGTGACTTTTTTGTCAGTGCCTTGTAGGAGTATCGTGTTGGGACCGTATGTATGTTCGTCCCTGTGATCATGTGAGATCATCTCTTGGGAGTAGGTTGCTTGTCTCTTGGGTTGTGTTTTGGTTGTCTTTCCTGACTACGTTTGTAACGGTTTTCGTCTAGTTTTCTCCAAATTAAATGGAAAAtctcttcttcttaattaatagtcGAAGCAATTCTTTTGCCTCCGTTTTAAAAGAAGAAAAGCAATTCAGTGTTCTTTCCCTTCAATCTCAGCAGGCCCATATAACACACTGAGATGTCCGCAAAAAAAAGGTTTCACTATAGTTTGGAAATGTTATACATTGATATCATCATGATAAAATTGTCAACTAGCTCTCGCCGAATAAGATAAAATCATGAACATATCCTCAGAAAAAGAGACCAGAAGATCGACCAACATACCATGCCCAAGGGAGCTTCTATTTTCAAATATCATCTTAAATCGCTTACAGGGTGTAAAACAACACCAATATTGACCTATAAAATTATCAAAATCTTAGGAGCATGCACCAACTGGGTGCACAATACACACGTACGGCCGATCGAGATGACCTACATATTATGTATTGGAACTTTGAAATCAGCTAGCTAGCATGGCTTTATTAATTTTTTATTTCGTCTAATAGCATCTGGATGAAGCCATGGCACGTCGTCATGCACGACGTAGGTAGAACACCCTATGGGTCAAATTAGCTTCACCTGTACCTACGGCCACCGCAGGTGCCCTCCCTTTGGCAGATGAAATAGACGGCCGCTACCGGACCACCGAGGCTGTAACACTCGTCCAAGTCCCGTGTGATGAAGTTGGAGCGCCATCCTGGTGCCGAGATCGCCTGGCGCACCGCCTGCCGGAACACCACGAACGCTATACGGTGGATCCCCGCCGTCGGCTGCGGCCTCTCGTACGCCACCACTTCAGTTCCTGCGCACACAAAAACTCAATCAGAACAGTTGGGGAGGACAATTGACACATGATACATATACTCCGTAAATTGAATTCTTACCATGACGCACGTCACGTCCTTCTGGTATGTCTGTGACCAACCTAATATATGTATGTATGCAGAAGCAATTAGCTTAACTGGCTGGTATATATACATAAATTAATGAATGGTTTCGTCGCCCCAAAAGGTGGCTCGCAGTTGTGTGCAATGTGCAATTGTGCATTTCTGCATCCATGGATGAAAAACGAAAGCATAGCCAGCATGCACTTACCAATGGAGGTACTCCCTTTGGGAAGGGTTGCTTGGGGTAGGTGCATCAGGGTCTATCATCACCTAGTAACAAACATGAACAAATAAACATAGTATATTTATGCATTAATCTGTCATGAAAATTGTcaaaatatagatgtatctagctattatacatccaaatttagatgaatactagcataatacccgtgcgttgctacggaacaGAAAAATCATATAAGTATCCGTAGATCGATTGTTTCCTTTTTTAGTCCAGTAAGTCAAGAAAAATACATAAACATCTTGTCATGACTAAAATTTATGACTAAAAAGCCTTATACGTATTTGTAGATTGATTGTCCCCTTTTTAGGCCCACTATGTCAAGACAAACATGTGTTGCTATGGAATTAAAAAAAGTGTCTATATGAGTAGAGCGTTTTTTTTAGGCCTAGTAAGTTCTAACAAAAATATCTTGTCATGACTAAAATTTATGACTAAGAAAACCCTATAATTATTCTTAGATCGATTGTTCAGGGTTTTTTATGCCCAGCAAGTCAAGACAAGCAAGAGTTGCTACGGAAAAAAACCCAAGTCATGAGAAACACAAAAACATCTTTTCGGTCTAAATTTATGACTTAAGAAACCCTATATGTATTCTTAAATTGATTATTTTGTTTTCTTGACGTCCGGTAAGTCAAGACAAACACATAAACATCTTGTTATGACCAGAAACCCTATAATTATTTGTAGATCGATTATTCCCTTTTTTACGCACGGCAAGTCAAGCCAAACATGAAttggtaaaaaaataaaaaaactatAGAAGTATTTGTATAGCCATTGTTCCCCTTTTTAGGCCCAGTAAGTGAAAACAAACTCAAAAAATATATTATCATTACTAAAAAACTCAATAAGTATTGTTAGATCGTTGTCAAAATGCCTTTTAGTTTAATTTTGAATTTGGATTATTTATAGTGATAGTAAGTcaagaaaaatagaaaaacatCTTCTCATGACTAAAAAACCTATAAGTATTCTTAGATCAGCTTTTTTTGTATATTGTGTAAGTCAAAACAAACACGGAAACATCTTTTCATCACTTAAATTTATCTATTTCTCCAATTTTTTGAAGTTGTGAAAATGCTTTTTATTATGTACATCGTACAACTTAATTGTGTCTAGAATATTCTCGTAGTTTTTCAATTTAGGTTAGGACCCAAGGACCCGGATCAATTTTCTGCCCATCTAAATCTTTTAAGTACATGCGCTATATGTCTCTTCGTGCATATTGAATTGGAATCGGTCTTAGTCACATATGGACTCCATAGAGTTCAATGTAGCTTCCAGTGGAGTCTTTCATCTCTTCAACCAAGTACAGATGCAGTCTAAAATATGTTATGTCAGCACTTCAGCAAATACTGTATCAGCCGTGGGCTGCTGGATACATGGATTGCTAGGGCATGGAGACATGCAGCTGGGGGCGCGAACGGAGCTGATCGATGCACGTGACGTACCATATACTAATTAGTTGCAGATTTCTTACCACCATGGAGGGTAATCGGTACCTAAATCCCATCGAAACTTCCGCTAGACAACGAGCAATATTTTCCCTGCCGATCTCTAACGTAATCCCTGCTGGCTCTTGACCGTGCACGATAAGGCTTCGCCATGAAGCAGCTGGAAACTTGCATGCTGCGATTAACACTTTGGGCCTAGCAAGCAAAATTAGCGGGTAAGGTGTTAACTTAGGCCTGGCCCATGTGTGACACCAACcaccacctattgcaatttaatagtaaagatataagATAAGTATGGAAAGGAGGGAGTAATAGTTAGTAATGATGACCACTCACGAGCGTGTAGTGTGATCCGGGCAGCCCCGTGATGTGCACCGTCGGCTGGTTCGCCACCTGCGACGGCCTCAGCTCGGACCCATTAGTGATCTCCCGGTTGCTGTACAACACCCTCAGCCGCGCCGacgcgtcgaagtagtcgacgacGGTGCCGACGATCCCCCCGACGATCAGCGGATCCCTCGACATATGGTCGCCACCGGTCGCGCGCCTGTTGCCTATAAGCTTACTTATTAGGTTCTAGACGTACTGCGTGGCGCTGGCTACTGCTACGTGAAAGCAAGCTTGTTGATACTCCTATTTGCAGCCGTGGACTGCTATTTATAAGCCTAGGTTCCACTACTGAGGTCCCCATTCATTTTCAATGTTGACTACTAATCAGAACTTGACAGACACTATACTGAACTTCCCAAGATACGAGACGTCTGCGTTTTCGCCATCCTGAACTAATCAGAACTTGACAGACACTATACTAAAAGTCTTGACATGCGACATCATGGAACCTGCTGACGTACGTGGCTACTACGTGAAAGCTTGGTGTGGTAATCTCATTTGCAGTGGTATACGATATACTGCGAGCCTTGGCTCCAATGAAGTCCCCATTCATTCTCAATGTTGACTACTTTACGAATGATACGACGTCTTCGTTCCTTTCCGCCGTCCTAGACTAAATCAGAACCTGTTGCCGCTCCCTGATCTCTGATCGGGCGGCTGAAGTGTTGCCGCCAGAGTATGGATTGAGATCGGACAGCTGAACTGTTGCCACTGGGCAGTTGGTACAAAGTTGGAACCGAAAATTGTTGATATATATAGTGTACTATATGATTCCTCGTGTTTTGAGGGGCATCtaggggcgcgtttggtaggtTGCATGCAATTTCTGGCTCACTGCACCAACGAGATGGAACTCACATCTCGTTCCGGACGAGATCCGGTACACAAAATGCACTTCGTTTGATAGTATGTGTTGCATCGGGTGATACTCAAGTGACACTTTGATTGGTTGGTTGCACGCTTTTTCTAGCCTCACCTATATGGCAACACGGTGATCTTACCTCACCTATCACAAGACCACAATAGCACCGTCTTTCACAAGATTCGGCACATCGGCGATGGCACCGCCGGTCACGCCGGTAGCATCACCATGTCGCcaaccacgaagacgaacaccaccatggcaccatgggtcacgccggtcacaagcatgggcacATCACCGACCACGAAAATGAAGACCACCATGGCACCATcgttcacgccggtcacaagcatcaccacgtcgccgaccacgaagacgtaCACCACCATGACACTGCTGTTCACGTCCGTctcaagcatcaccatgtcgtcgaccacgaagacgaagaccACCAGGACACAaccggtcacgccggtcacaagcatcaccacatcGCCGACCATGAAgacaaacaccaccatgacaccgctaTTCACGCTCGTCACAAGCATAACCATATCGCCACTAACGAAGCTAAATACCACCATGACAAcgtcggtcacgccggtcacaagcatcaccacgtcgccgaccacgaagacgaacaccaccaacccaccaccaccatggattatcacctctcacGTCTCACACATCATCACCACATCGCCATTCATGAAGATGGCAAGCGAGAAGTTGAGCAAGAGTGCTCCAAACTATActcacacatacatacacattacATTATACAAGCGAGTCATTTATCTATTCGTGTATGTTCACCGAAACAAAAATCCGTCAACATGAAAGTCATGCGGAATGGTGAGGTGAACCTATTTCTCAAAGGAAATTTCAAACGGTTGAGCGTGTGCAACAAATTTGACAAAATTCGCTTAAAACTTCATACAAGAAATTGACGAATTACGGCCGACGAAACTCGAAACCGATTGTGGGAATTGATTCGTATCATCGACACACATATTTTTCGTGTACAACTTAGGATTCAGAGTATGTTTGTGTTGGTTTGAATAGAGCGTGTGTGGAGTAGTGTAAGTCAGAGTGAGCGTAAACAAGAGGACATGCAGGTGTGGCATAGCTGGAGCCCAGGAGCGCGAGAATGGGACATGTCCGATAGAAACTGCCGAACTGGGCGTTCTTCCAAAGACTATCTCAAGGATGTTTTGAGAACCGATTAATGCAAAAATACGAGTGAGCCTAGGCAACCAAACAGCCCGTTTTATTTTTCCAGCCATGCAAAAAAGGCCCACCCAACATACTAAAAAGCCCCTACTCTCAATCTAATTTTCTGTTAAGGTCTATCTGAGGCTACGCAAGACAAACAAAGCCTTTTGTGACCGAATGCATGGCCATGACAGACTCTCCCTACCGCCGCACATCAGGGAAACCAATGACCACACACATCCACTACGATTTTACGTAGGAGTACGTGAGCGGAGGTTCGTTACCGACAGAAGCCCAGACTATACCAATAATCCTAGGCCTACGGGCAAAACCTACGAAATGTACTTACGGAAAAACGTGCCTGGTTGTGGTTGGATAAGTATTGAGATGCGGTTGTTTTTAAGCAAATTAGGATCCACCACTGCTAACCACGTCAGCCCGTAAGTGTTTTACGTAACTAATTGCCCGTAAGTGTAGCATCAGACTATACAACAGGCGCGCCAGCTGATATCCATCAATCCAAGACGAACAAGCAGCTACAGCTGATGGCGACGGAGAATGATAAGATCGCCCCAGTACACAATAATTTGATCGGATAGCGCGAACAAGATCCGATAGCGGCCGCAGGGGTAAAATAAGTAGCGCTGCAATATCATCAATCTACGCATGATCGCGTGATTGGCACTTAAAGTGTGTACGCAGGTCACAGGGCATGCAGCAGCTAGCTAACAGCTCCCCCGCTTGAGCGTAATTTGCCGACGGTTTGGTCGACACGTGACCCATAGGAATATTCCGTACATGTGTCCTGGTCGCCTTGCGTGAGAATAACGGCAAATGGGTTACATTATCATAAAAAGTTCACAAGACTAAAAAACGTCGCAGGTAATAATATTGTTCAGAGTTTACATATCAACCTTTAGACAATTAAACGACTCACAAACACATGGTCCGCGCCAcattttttttttatattttgagcCAGAGGCAAAAGTTTTGCCTGACCTTATTGATCAGAACAAAGTCCGGTCCCAAATATTGACCCACCCATTTTAAACCgtgcgtgcgtgtgtgtgtgtgtgtgtgtgtgtgtgtgtgtgtgttggggggggggggggggggtagtgaCCCAAGTAAAAATTCAGGGGGGAAATATGAGCCAAAGTGAAAAGTTTAGCATGGGGATAGATTTTGTTCTATTGTTTAAGAACTTTTaacaaggttcttgtgttgggtcaAGAGAAAGAGTGCACCGCCACAACAAAAGCCTACTCTTGCAACATATTACAGTTAAAGTGCTTAGCACCCACTATGATTCAATGGTGGGCCTCATCTCTAATTTTCTTAACTACAGTAGTAGGTATGGCGGACAAGTTTTAGAAAACTCTCGCCTTTTTTTCGTTCCAAATTTCCACACCATGAAAATGACGAGGGATACCATTGCTTTCTTGCTATGGTCCATCGAGAGGGTGATGTGCTCCCACGAATCTTTGATGTTGGGTCATTGAATAGTGGCATTTGAAGAGGAGATGAGCCGCAGCTTTTCCCTCTCTTTTGCAAAGTTGGCAAGGACCAGTATTTGgccaaccccttctctctaggccGTGCGAAATCCAAACTCTGTTTTGGACGATCAACCACATGGAAAACTTGCACTTGGGAGGGGGCCAATTATTCCAAATCACTGGCTACATGGAAGTGGTGATTTGTGCCTAAAGCTGAATATTATAGGCCGAGAAGGACCAATATCCATGGTTGGTTGTGAGGTTCCAGGGGGTCATGTCCGGGGAGTTCTCTACTAGATTCTCAATTGGATGCTTTGAACGGTGATGCCTTCTCTAGGTATGTTTATTTTGGGCACCCATTTGTTTTCATCTGCTAATTGTTACAATGCAAGATTTAAAAGTTGATGATGTGTTTAGACTTTTTCATGGTCACCAAGATGCAACTATCATATTTAGCTGAATCTGTACACCATTTTTTGGTACCTGAGTACCTACTACTTCACTTTATCTTTTGAATTCTCCATTTATTTACTTAATTGTCACTTAAAGGAATAGAAGCATCCTTCGCTCGGTGGACAGTGAGCTGTTAGAG
It includes:
- the LOC127313420 gene encoding protein FLOWERINGUS T, with the protein product MSRDPLIVGGIVGTVVDYFDASARLRVLYSNREITNGSELRPSQVANQPTVHITGLPGSHYTLVMIDPDAPTPSNPSQREYLHWLVTDIPEGRDVRHGTEVVAYERPQPTAGIHRIAFVVFRQAVRQAISAPGWRSNFITRDLDECYSLGGPVAAVYFICQREGTCGGRRYR